The following proteins are co-located in the Flectobacillus major DSM 103 genome:
- the kynU gene encoding kynureninase, with translation MEYQKQQEFAQQLDQQDVLKSYRSLFHIPIHDQHEQIYFCGNSLGLQPKNTQVYIAQELEKWQNLGVEGWFTGQNNWINYLQHLKGPLARIVGAMPTEVTVMNNLTVNLHLMLISFYQPTTQRFKILVEAGAFPSDQYAFETHLKTRGLNPDEAIIELIPREGEHTLRHEDILASIETHRDTLALVMLGGINYYTGQVFDMAQITEAAHAVGATVGFDLAHCVGNIWLELHNWQVDFAVWCSYKYLNSGMGGVSGVFVHEKHHQANLPRLAGWWGYDQATRFKMEKGFVPMQGADGWQLSTPTILAMACHRAALEITDQAGMKALREKSVLLTGYLRFILEEYNQQHQQILQIITPQEEAQHGCQLSILVEKNGKQLFEQLTNAQIIGDWREPNVIRLSPVPLYNTFEEVWKVGQALANQ, from the coding sequence ATGGAATACCAAAAACAACAGGAGTTCGCTCAACAACTTGATCAACAAGATGTACTAAAATCATACCGTTCCTTATTTCATATTCCTATACATGATCAGCACGAGCAAATCTATTTTTGTGGTAATTCGCTAGGCTTACAGCCCAAAAATACCCAAGTGTATATTGCTCAGGAGCTTGAAAAATGGCAGAATCTAGGCGTAGAAGGCTGGTTTACAGGGCAGAACAACTGGATCAACTACCTTCAGCACCTCAAAGGCCCCTTGGCAAGAATTGTGGGGGCTATGCCCACAGAAGTAACTGTCATGAATAATTTGACGGTTAATCTACATTTAATGCTTATCTCTTTTTACCAACCTACTACTCAACGGTTCAAAATATTGGTAGAAGCTGGAGCTTTCCCTTCCGACCAATATGCGTTTGAAACGCACCTCAAAACACGTGGACTTAACCCCGACGAAGCAATTATTGAGCTTATTCCTCGTGAAGGAGAACATACCCTGAGGCACGAAGATATACTTGCCAGTATCGAAACACATCGAGATACCTTGGCTTTGGTGATGCTGGGTGGTATCAATTATTATACAGGACAAGTTTTTGACATGGCTCAAATTACCGAAGCGGCTCATGCCGTAGGGGCAACCGTAGGCTTTGACTTGGCTCATTGTGTAGGAAATATTTGGCTCGAATTACACAATTGGCAAGTTGATTTTGCTGTATGGTGTTCGTACAAATACCTCAACTCGGGTATGGGAGGTGTTTCGGGCGTTTTTGTTCATGAAAAGCATCATCAAGCCAATTTGCCAAGATTAGCAGGCTGGTGGGGATACGACCAAGCTACCCGCTTTAAGATGGAAAAGGGCTTTGTACCAATGCAAGGAGCCGATGGCTGGCAATTGAGTACACCTACGATTTTGGCTATGGCCTGCCACCGTGCTGCCCTCGAAATAACCGACCAAGCAGGAATGAAAGCCCTTCGAGAGAAAAGTGTCTTATTAACAGGGTATTTGCGGTTTATTTTAGAAGAATATAATCAGCAACATCAACAAATTTTACAAATCATTACTCCACAAGAAGAAGCACAGCATGGTTGTCAGTTGTCTATTCTGGTAGAAAAAAATGGAAAACAGCTATTTGAACAACTTACCAATGCCCAAATTATTGGAGATTGGCGTGAACCCAATGTAATTAGGTTGTCGCCTGTTCCGTTGTACAATACTTTTGAGGAGGTCTGGAAAGTAGGGCAGGCTTTAGCCAATCAGTAG
- a CDS encoding glycoside hydrolase family 30 protein, whose amino-acid sequence MKYLNYSLFLLLLIASQAIVLGQNTRPVDLWLTHADKSQLFEKQPSTLQFKSQANILPSIFVDESKTFQSMDGFGFTLTGGSASLLYNMDKAQRKALLKELFASDGNNIGISYLRVSIGASDLSDHVFTYNDLPAGQTDPNIKRFDLSEEKKAFLPILKEILALNPSIKILGSPWTPPSWMKSNGLSKGGSLLPAYYDAYAQYLVKYIQEMQKEGVKIDAITVQNEPLHPGNNPSLLMQASEQADFVKNSLGKAFAKAHIKTKILIYDHNADRPDYPIEILNDPEARKYINGSAFHLYGGAVESIAQVHEAHPDKHIYFTEQWIGAPGNFAGDLSWHTKTLIIGAVRNWCKTVLEWNLAADPQQNPHTEGGCTQCLGAVTIDKNSVVRNPAYYILAHASKFVRPNSLRIASNTTMTLQNVAFKTPQGKIVLIVHNEGNKSIAFNIAYQGEKLVQTLQAGDVATYVW is encoded by the coding sequence ATGAAATACTTGAACTATTCCTTGTTCTTATTACTCTTGATAGCCTCACAGGCTATTGTTTTGGGGCAAAACACCCGTCCTGTAGATTTATGGCTAACTCATGCTGACAAATCTCAATTGTTTGAAAAACAGCCAAGCACACTTCAATTTAAGAGTCAGGCTAATATTTTACCTTCTATTTTTGTGGATGAAAGTAAAACTTTTCAATCGATGGATGGGTTTGGATTTACCCTGACAGGTGGAAGTGCCAGTTTGTTGTATAACATGGACAAAGCACAACGTAAAGCTTTACTAAAAGAGCTTTTTGCTAGCGATGGTAACAATATTGGTATTAGTTATTTAAGAGTTAGTATTGGTGCATCCGACCTAAGCGATCACGTATTTACGTACAATGACCTCCCTGCTGGCCAAACCGACCCAAATATAAAACGGTTTGATTTATCGGAAGAAAAGAAAGCGTTTTTGCCGATTTTAAAAGAAATTTTAGCACTAAATCCCTCTATCAAAATTTTAGGTTCGCCATGGACACCTCCTTCATGGATGAAGTCTAATGGCTTGTCGAAAGGAGGGAGTTTACTTCCAGCCTACTATGATGCCTATGCTCAGTATTTGGTAAAATATATTCAAGAGATGCAAAAGGAGGGAGTAAAAATAGATGCCATTACTGTACAAAACGAACCTTTGCACCCAGGAAACAACCCGAGCTTATTGATGCAAGCAAGCGAACAAGCTGATTTTGTCAAAAACAGTTTGGGTAAAGCATTTGCAAAAGCTCATATCAAAACCAAAATTTTGATATACGACCACAATGCCGACCGCCCTGATTATCCTATCGAAATATTGAACGACCCCGAGGCTCGTAAGTATATAAACGGTTCGGCTTTTCACCTGTATGGTGGTGCTGTCGAAAGTATTGCACAAGTACATGAGGCTCATCCCGACAAGCACATTTATTTTACTGAACAGTGGATTGGTGCCCCCGGTAATTTTGCAGGCGATTTGTCGTGGCATACCAAAACCCTGATTATCGGAGCTGTCCGTAATTGGTGTAAAACGGTATTGGAATGGAATTTGGCTGCCGACCCACAGCAAAACCCTCATACCGAAGGCGGATGTACACAATGTTTGGGAGCGGTTACTATTGATAAAAATAGCGTAGTACGCAACCCTGCCTATTATATTTTAGCTCATGCGTCCAAGTTTGTGCGTCCCAATTCCCTGCGTATTGCTTCAAACACAACGATGACGTTACAAAATGTAGCATTCAAAACACCTCAAGGGAAAATCGTCTTAATTGTACACAACGAAGGCAACAAATCTATTGCATTTAACATTGCTTATCAAGGTGAAAAACTAGTGCAAACCTTGCAAGCAGGTGATGTTGCTACTTATGTTTGGTAG
- a CDS encoding glycoside hydrolase family 9 protein yields the protein MKKLYFITLIICTLCTVVVGQISPNAWIRINQLGYLPQSTKVGVWVSKNNEEISSFSLVDVLTQKVVFQSNQVQKFGKYASFQSAARLNFSKFNQQGTYYLQVGHTKSPVFRINADVYEGSADFVLKYMRQQRSGYNPFLKDSCHKADGFIVYHPNPKKDSTHLDVSGGWHDASDYLQYVTTSANAIFQMMFAYQENPEVYTDKHDAWGNLGKNGIPDILDEAKWGLDWLVKMNPAKHEFYNQLADDRDHKGMRLPNKDVTQYAHNQGLARPVYFITGKPQGFKYKNRTTGVSSTVGKFASAFALGSQLLQSYYPDFAYQLKDKALDAYQFGKELPGVCQTAPGGAPYFYEEDNWVDDMELAATQLSTIVAPSQIIDEAAAFGRQEPTTPWMGADTARHYQWYPFVNLGHYFLAKNTNQQAYSTEFKQYLESGIEKVFQRGKNNPFLNGVPFVWCSNNYVSGLITQLVLYRKLTNSTKYLEMEAAMRDWLLGCNPWGTSMICGFPSAGVSPQDPHSAFTHLYHYKIDGGLVDGPVYGSIWNKLIGITLYQPDEYAAFQSDLVVYHDDYGDYSTDEPTMDGTASLSFLLSNYEKEGLLQAKNIVEKEVGGIVRMNPSEKKIYLTFTGHEFNDGGEIIANILAKHRIKANFFFTGDFYRNPAFKSTIEKLVAQKNYLGCHSDKHLLYASWTKQDSLLVTKEQFMDDLQQNYRALAQFGIKPQQARYFMPPFEWYNQSIVDWTQQLGLTLVNYTGGTSSNADYTTPNMANYKSSEQIFRNILQYEVSQDNGLNGFILLSHIGVSPERTDKFYHKLEELIQFLKIKGYSFAKFE from the coding sequence ATGAAAAAATTATACTTCATCACATTAATTATATGCACGCTTTGTACTGTGGTAGTGGGTCAAATATCACCCAACGCTTGGATTAGAATCAATCAGTTAGGGTATTTGCCTCAATCTACTAAAGTGGGTGTTTGGGTAAGTAAAAACAACGAAGAAATAAGCAGCTTTTCGCTGGTTGACGTACTTACCCAGAAGGTCGTATTTCAGTCAAATCAGGTACAAAAATTTGGGAAATATGCTTCTTTTCAGTCGGCGGCAAGGCTTAATTTTTCAAAGTTTAATCAGCAAGGCACTTATTATTTGCAAGTAGGTCACACAAAATCACCAGTTTTTAGAATCAATGCCGATGTGTATGAAGGTTCGGCCGATTTTGTGCTGAAATACATGCGTCAACAACGAAGCGGTTATAATCCCTTTCTGAAAGATTCTTGTCATAAAGCCGACGGCTTTATTGTGTATCATCCTAATCCGAAAAAAGACTCTACACACCTTGATGTTTCGGGGGGCTGGCACGACGCTTCCGACTACTTACAATACGTAACTACCTCGGCCAATGCCATCTTTCAAATGATGTTTGCTTATCAGGAAAACCCCGAAGTATATACCGATAAGCACGATGCTTGGGGGAATCTTGGTAAAAATGGTATTCCCGATATATTAGACGAGGCCAAATGGGGGTTAGACTGGTTGGTGAAAATGAACCCTGCCAAGCACGAATTTTATAACCAATTGGCCGACGACCGAGACCACAAAGGAATGCGGCTGCCCAACAAAGATGTAACCCAATATGCTCATAATCAGGGTTTGGCTCGTCCAGTATATTTTATTACAGGAAAACCCCAAGGCTTTAAATACAAAAATCGAACTACAGGGGTATCGTCGACAGTCGGGAAGTTTGCTTCAGCTTTTGCACTTGGGTCTCAGCTATTGCAATCATACTATCCCGATTTTGCCTATCAGCTAAAAGATAAAGCCCTAGATGCGTATCAGTTTGGGAAAGAATTACCAGGTGTTTGTCAGACAGCCCCAGGTGGAGCCCCTTATTTTTATGAAGAAGATAACTGGGTCGACGATATGGAGCTAGCGGCTACACAATTGTCGACGATTGTAGCCCCTTCACAAATTATTGACGAAGCTGCAGCTTTTGGGCGACAAGAACCCACAACGCCTTGGATGGGGGCAGATACCGCAAGACATTATCAATGGTATCCTTTTGTAAACCTTGGTCATTATTTTCTGGCCAAAAATACCAACCAACAAGCTTATTCAACAGAATTTAAACAGTACCTCGAAAGTGGTATTGAGAAGGTTTTTCAAAGAGGAAAAAACAACCCTTTTCTCAATGGCGTTCCTTTTGTTTGGTGTTCAAATAACTACGTGAGTGGCCTAATAACTCAGCTTGTTTTGTACAGAAAGCTTACCAATAGCACCAAATACCTAGAAATGGAAGCCGCCATGCGAGACTGGCTATTGGGTTGCAACCCTTGGGGAACAAGTATGATATGTGGCTTTCCAAGTGCAGGAGTATCGCCACAAGACCCGCACTCGGCTTTTACTCATTTGTATCATTATAAAATAGACGGGGGCTTGGTCGATGGCCCTGTTTATGGTTCTATCTGGAATAAACTGATAGGAATAACCCTATACCAGCCCGACGAGTATGCGGCCTTTCAATCGGATTTGGTGGTATACCATGATGACTACGGCGATTATTCAACCGACGAGCCTACAATGGATGGTACAGCGAGTTTGTCTTTTTTGTTATCAAATTACGAAAAAGAAGGATTATTACAGGCTAAAAATATCGTAGAAAAAGAAGTGGGAGGTATTGTAAGAATGAATCCTAGTGAGAAGAAAATTTACCTTACATTTACAGGACATGAGTTTAACGATGGAGGCGAAATTATTGCTAACATTTTGGCCAAACATCGAATAAAAGCTAACTTCTTCTTTACAGGCGATTTTTACCGAAATCCTGCTTTTAAAAGTACCATTGAGAAATTGGTCGCTCAAAAAAACTACCTAGGTTGTCATTCTGATAAACACTTGTTGTATGCTTCTTGGACAAAACAAGATTCTCTTTTAGTAACCAAAGAGCAATTCATGGATGACCTCCAACAAAATTATAGAGCATTGGCTCAGTTTGGTATCAAACCTCAGCAAGCTCGGTATTTTATGCCTCCTTTTGAATGGTATAATCAGTCTATTGTGGATTGGACACAGCAATTAGGGCTAACACTGGTCAACTATACGGGTGGTACATCTTCAAATGCCGATTATACAACTCCTAATATGGCCAATTATAAGTCGTCTGAACAAATTTTTCGGAATATATTACAATATGAAGTAAGCCAAGATAATGGCTTGAATGGCTTTATTTTATTAAGTCATATAGGCGTTTCACCAGAAAGAACTGATAAATTTTATCATAAATTAGAAGAACTCATTCAGTTCTTAAAAATCAAAGGCTATTCTTTTGCCAAGTTTGAATAG
- a CDS encoding glycosyl hydrolase family 95 catalytic domain-containing protein, which produces MKRLCLLWVISCCCVKLWAQDPWTITTDIINPNNYYGVTVANGMIGIVSSAEPFKVKDVVLNGAFDTYGRGRVSNILKTFEFANMDLDIDGHRITRSDISKYQQTLDMKTGILTTSFAYQDKALVKYSMMALQHLPYTMMIDMEITANKSCEITPYSVISAPDILREVKNTYHLIDRPHALIPLLTSVAKSPTGKHTLAASNSFLFQEPRGQEPRLIHEEWDYGLHRLKFSKKLNAGQTYTFSIVGSTISTEHTPDAQNEAERLTIYAALEQHDRLLQKHKNAWASLWQSDIRIEGDTDVQRATHLAMYHLYSFCREGQAYSLSPMGLSGLGYNGHVFWDTELWMFPPILLLQPQIAKSLLEYRFQRMEAARYNAQAHGYKGVMFPWESDDQGYESTPVWALTGPFQHHITADVGWAFWKYYEVTHDKEWLKTRGYPMLKEVADFWVSRVEKGADNKYHIINVVCADEWAENVDDNAYTNGMVKEVLDFAIEAADELHIDVDPRWEDVMKNLVILKNAEGITLEHATYKGEMIKQADVNLLAYPMHQVTENQAIKKDLDYYEAKMSPDGPAMSFAILSILHARLGNIPKAYDLLVKSYKPNEVPPFGVLAETAGGTNPYFATGAGGFLQTILNGFGGLDIGEGGIEQIKGIKLPAHWKSLTLTGIGLQRKTYHITK; this is translated from the coding sequence ATGAAAAGATTGTGTTTATTATGGGTCATAAGCTGTTGTTGTGTAAAGCTATGGGCACAAGACCCCTGGACAATCACCACCGATATTATTAACCCCAACAACTATTATGGTGTAACTGTTGCCAATGGAATGATTGGGATTGTGTCTTCGGCCGAGCCTTTCAAAGTGAAAGATGTGGTATTGAATGGAGCTTTTGATACTTATGGCCGAGGAAGGGTTTCTAATATCCTGAAAACGTTTGAGTTTGCCAATATGGATTTAGATATTGACGGACACCGTATTACTCGCTCAGATATTAGTAAGTACCAACAAACGCTAGATATGAAGACGGGTATTTTGACAACCTCATTTGCCTATCAAGACAAAGCTTTGGTCAAGTATTCGATGATGGCTTTACAGCATTTGCCCTATACCATGATGATAGATATGGAAATAACGGCCAATAAAAGTTGTGAAATTACGCCATACAGTGTTATTTCGGCTCCCGACATACTTCGTGAGGTAAAGAATACCTATCATCTTATAGATAGGCCGCACGCTTTGATTCCCTTACTGACATCGGTAGCAAAGTCGCCAACGGGCAAACATACTTTGGCGGCCTCTAATTCTTTTCTTTTTCAAGAACCTAGAGGGCAAGAGCCACGTTTGATTCATGAAGAATGGGACTATGGCTTACATCGATTAAAGTTTTCTAAAAAACTCAACGCTGGCCAAACCTATACTTTTAGTATTGTAGGATCAACTATTTCAACAGAACATACGCCCGATGCTCAGAATGAAGCAGAGCGTCTGACCATTTATGCAGCCCTCGAACAACACGACCGTTTGTTGCAAAAACACAAAAATGCGTGGGCTTCGCTTTGGCAATCAGATATTCGTATCGAAGGCGATACCGACGTTCAAAGAGCTACACATTTAGCTATGTATCACCTATATTCATTTTGTCGTGAAGGGCAGGCATATAGCCTTTCGCCTATGGGGTTATCGGGTTTGGGCTATAATGGACATGTATTTTGGGATACAGAGCTTTGGATGTTTCCCCCAATCTTATTATTGCAGCCCCAAATAGCTAAATCATTGCTCGAATATCGTTTTCAGCGAATGGAGGCCGCTCGTTACAATGCCCAAGCACATGGTTATAAAGGTGTGATGTTTCCTTGGGAATCCGACGATCAAGGCTATGAATCTACACCGGTGTGGGCTTTGACAGGCCCTTTTCAGCACCATATTACCGCCGATGTAGGCTGGGCTTTTTGGAAATATTATGAAGTAACCCACGATAAAGAATGGTTAAAAACCAGAGGGTATCCTATGCTAAAAGAAGTAGCCGATTTTTGGGTAAGTCGTGTTGAAAAAGGAGCAGATAACAAATACCATATTATCAATGTGGTGTGTGCTGACGAATGGGCCGAAAATGTAGATGATAATGCCTATACCAATGGAATGGTAAAAGAAGTATTGGATTTTGCAATAGAAGCCGCCGACGAGCTGCATATCGATGTTGACCCACGCTGGGAGGATGTTATGAAAAATTTAGTTATTCTGAAAAATGCCGAAGGGATTACCCTCGAACACGCCACTTATAAAGGAGAAATGATTAAGCAAGCCGATGTAAATCTGTTGGCGTATCCGATGCACCAAGTGACCGAAAATCAGGCAATCAAAAAAGATTTAGATTATTACGAAGCCAAAATGTCGCCCGATGGCCCAGCAATGTCGTTTGCGATTCTATCTATATTGCATGCTCGTTTGGGTAATATCCCTAAAGCCTATGATTTGCTAGTAAAAAGCTATAAACCCAACGAAGTACCACCTTTTGGGGTGTTGGCCGAAACAGCAGGAGGTACAAACCCCTATTTTGCTACAGGAGCAGGAGGTTTTTTACAAACGATACTCAATGGTTTTGGAGGATTGGATATTGGAGAAGGAGGAATAGAACAAATAAAAGGAATTAAATTACCAGCACACTGGAAATCCCTGACTCTAACTGGTATAGGTTTGCAACGCAAAACCTATCATATTACTAAATAA
- a CDS encoding M949_RS01915 family surface polysaccharide biosynthesis protein — MKKIFFLLLLPIGCFSQIKPIAFDKKVPAAVKVQGKVVDAIRWQDSQGDNLVFLSVERKTVKSKDAPSGEAENALLHAYQYLKQDNSYLLTWELKDAILACPLDVTADFVPKSLAVTDLNTNGIGEVLFLYKTACRADVSSAALKLLLYEQKKKYMLRGDTYLKSMNEGGKYTIDKSFQTAPKVFLEYAKKQWNKFKAEEF; from the coding sequence ATGAAAAAAATCTTTTTTCTACTATTATTGCCCATTGGCTGTTTTAGCCAAATAAAGCCTATCGCTTTCGATAAAAAAGTGCCTGCTGCGGTCAAAGTTCAAGGTAAAGTTGTTGATGCTATCCGATGGCAAGATTCACAAGGCGATAATTTGGTATTCCTGAGTGTAGAACGCAAAACCGTGAAGTCGAAAGATGCTCCTTCTGGAGAGGCCGAAAATGCCCTTTTGCATGCCTACCAGTATCTCAAGCAGGACAATAGCTATCTATTAACTTGGGAACTCAAAGATGCCATTCTAGCGTGTCCGCTCGATGTTACGGCTGATTTTGTGCCAAAGTCGTTGGCTGTTACCGACCTCAATACCAATGGAATAGGCGAAGTGTTGTTTTTGTACAAAACTGCTTGTCGTGCCGATGTGAGTTCGGCGGCTTTAAAATTGTTGCTTTACGAACAGAAAAAAAAATATATGCTACGTGGCGACACCTACCTGAAAAGTATGAATGAAGGGGGAAAATATACCATAGACAAGAGTTTTCAGACAGCCCCGAAAGTTTTTTTGGAATATGCTAAAAAACAATGGAACAAATTCAAAGCAGAAGAGTTTTAG
- a CDS encoding C40 family peptidase translates to MLKKVLLTVFLVSASSAIWGQSSHTDTTTVKHSYSPMGFANNLLNFAQDHLHFRYRSGGSSTSGFDCSGFVRYCFRNFGLMLPHGSAAQSLLGNEINKSEALPGDLIFFKGHNAKHNRIGHVGIVTEVSDKYIKFIHSAWNGGVRYDYLESDYYSKRYIGIKRVIGLLDMVPQRNGFKKRR, encoded by the coding sequence ATGCTGAAGAAAGTATTATTAACCGTCTTTTTAGTAAGTGCAAGTTCTGCAATTTGGGGACAAAGTAGTCACACCGACACTACCACAGTAAAGCATTCTTATAGTCCGATGGGCTTTGCTAATAATTTATTGAATTTTGCCCAAGACCATTTGCATTTTAGGTATCGTTCGGGTGGAAGTTCCACAAGTGGGTTTGACTGCTCTGGTTTTGTAAGATATTGTTTCCGTAATTTTGGTTTAATGCTACCTCATGGTAGTGCTGCTCAGAGCCTTCTTGGTAATGAAATTAATAAATCAGAAGCCTTGCCTGGCGACCTTATCTTTTTTAAAGGCCATAATGCAAAACATAATCGCATAGGTCATGTTGGTATCGTTACAGAGGTTTCAGATAAGTATATCAAATTTATTCATTCTGCATGGAATGGCGGAGTAAGATATGATTATTTAGAGTCCGACTATTATTCCAAAAGATATATTGGTATTAAAAGAGTAATCGGGCTGTTAGATATGGTGCCTCAACGCAATGGCTTTAAAAAGAGACGATAA
- a CDS encoding S9 family peptidase produces MIKKISVVLLVLSNSIFAQTGKDKVLVTDMTKIKQVGAVSIAPDGKKAIYALRTNEISEDNKGEYDYRSHLWLTDFQSTKQLTRGTESVGGASWSPDGKQITFARGVKGKSQIFVMPLDGGEAFQLTDLKQGASNPTFSPDGSKILFSVGVSLSEMLKDTLLNPSKSLPSWSFEKAGFKNNNFLKGDKKVKANPDGNLEEIRAYLEKDVADKKAKVFSRLNFQGEASTDPEIRFNLLFVIEAKEGAKPVQITRGFWSYNAANWSADGKKIYAVSGKDSTLHPDREQSTAIVSINADGTGLKQLIAEKGSQFSNPSPSPDGKWIAFTKSQPSWLGFNQLYIANIDGANITQIVFDRASGNLEWSDDAKYLYLSAPSNGGTPLYRVDLQSKKVERLTDFDSGVTAFDIAKDKIAFAKTEVKNPSELYVSDLLVKNPVKVSAHNDDWLKNKALSFPEKRIYTNSKGMKVEYWIMKPSQLEAGKKYPLLLNMHGGPTAMWGPGESSMWHEFQYFCSQGYGVVYANPRGSGGYGKDFQFANYQDWGTGPAEDVLAAATDAAKEKWVDTSRQVLTGGSYAGYLTAWIVGHDHRFKAAFAQRGVYDLTTFMGEGNAWRLVPNYFGGYPWEEAIKPILARESPYSYIDKIKTPLLIKHGENDLRTGVIQSEMMYKSLKIMGKEVEYVRMPGGTHELSRTGNVRQKIDRMLRIYEFFERYITK; encoded by the coding sequence ATGATAAAAAAAATATCAGTCGTATTGCTCGTACTTTCCAATAGTATTTTTGCCCAAACAGGTAAAGATAAGGTATTGGTAACCGACATGACCAAAATCAAACAAGTTGGAGCGGTAAGTATTGCCCCAGATGGAAAAAAAGCAATTTATGCCTTACGTACCAACGAAATTAGCGAAGACAATAAAGGTGAATACGATTACCGTTCGCACCTTTGGCTTACCGACTTCCAAAGTACCAAACAACTCACCCGTGGTACTGAAAGCGTTGGCGGTGCATCGTGGTCGCCCGATGGCAAACAAATTACTTTTGCTCGTGGGGTAAAAGGAAAATCACAGATATTTGTGATGCCCCTCGACGGCGGTGAGGCATTTCAATTAACCGACCTCAAACAAGGGGCTTCAAATCCTACTTTTTCGCCCGATGGTAGCAAGATTTTGTTTTCAGTAGGTGTTTCTCTTTCCGAAATGCTAAAAGATACCTTACTCAATCCTAGCAAATCTTTGCCCTCATGGTCATTTGAAAAAGCTGGATTCAAAAATAACAACTTTCTAAAAGGTGATAAAAAGGTAAAAGCCAATCCAGATGGTAATCTGGAAGAGATTAGAGCCTATTTAGAGAAAGATGTTGCAGACAAAAAAGCAAAAGTATTCAGTCGTCTCAACTTTCAAGGCGAAGCTAGTACCGACCCTGAAATTAGATTTAACTTACTATTTGTTATAGAAGCCAAAGAAGGAGCTAAACCCGTACAAATTACCCGAGGATTTTGGTCGTATAATGCAGCAAACTGGTCGGCCGATGGTAAAAAGATATATGCAGTATCGGGCAAAGATAGCACCCTCCACCCCGACCGAGAACAAAGTACAGCCATTGTATCTATCAATGCCGATGGTACAGGACTCAAGCAACTTATTGCAGAAAAAGGCAGTCAGTTCTCTAATCCAAGTCCTTCGCCCGATGGCAAATGGATAGCATTTACCAAATCTCAACCTAGTTGGTTGGGTTTCAATCAGCTTTATATTGCTAATATCGACGGGGCCAATATTACTCAAATTGTATTTGACCGTGCGTCGGGCAACTTAGAGTGGTCGGATGATGCCAAATACTTGTATTTATCAGCTCCTTCCAACGGAGGAACACCTTTATACAGAGTAGACCTTCAATCGAAAAAAGTAGAACGTCTTACTGATTTTGATTCGGGTGTTACGGCTTTTGATATAGCTAAAGATAAAATCGCTTTTGCCAAAACAGAAGTTAAAAACCCTTCAGAACTATATGTTTCTGACCTTTTGGTAAAAAATCCAGTAAAGGTATCGGCTCATAACGACGATTGGCTCAAAAACAAAGCATTGAGTTTTCCAGAAAAACGCATTTATACCAATTCAAAAGGAATGAAAGTAGAATACTGGATAATGAAACCGTCGCAACTAGAAGCTGGTAAAAAATATCCACTGTTACTTAATATGCACGGTGGCCCAACAGCCATGTGGGGCCCAGGCGAAAGCTCGATGTGGCACGAATTCCAGTATTTTTGCTCGCAAGGATACGGCGTTGTATATGCCAATCCACGTGGCTCGGGAGGGTATGGAAAAGATTTTCAGTTTGCCAATTACCAAGATTGGGGAACAGGCCCAGCCGAAGATGTTTTAGCAGCAGCTACAGATGCCGCTAAAGAAAAATGGGTAGATACCTCACGTCAGGTACTTACTGGAGGCTCGTATGCAGGTTATTTAACGGCTTGGATTGTTGGCCACGACCACCGTTTCAAAGCAGCTTTTGCACAAAGAGGTGTTTATGACCTTACAACTTTTATGGGTGAAGGCAATGCTTGGCGATTAGTCCCTAACTATTTTGGTGGATACCCTTGGGAAGAAGCTATTAAGCCTATTTTGGCACGTGAATCGCCATATTCGTATATCGACAAAATCAAAACGCCATTATTAATTAAACACGGTGAGAACGACCTTCGTACTGGCGTTATCCAAAGCGAAATGATGTATAAATCATTGAAAATCATGGGCAAAGAAGTAGAATATGTTCGTATGCCTGGAGGTACTCATGAGCTTTCAAGAACAGGAAATGTCCGTCAGAAAATAGATAGAATGCTCCGTATCTATGAGTTTTTTGAAAGGTATATTACTAAGTAA